Proteins encoded in a region of the Streptomyces sp. NBC_00258 genome:
- a CDS encoding pentapeptide repeat-containing protein yields MALSLRRREAPRGRYTPNLWPVWLVAPAALVLALLLGWGIYLFAHDYFAQAAADQKPAKPVNVNDVLKATVTALTLVGAVLAGLYAYRKQLLSEGDAHRADASQLADRYTTAAEQLGHDQAAVRLAGVYALARLADDWEEQRQVCIDVLCAYLRMPYQPDPAEAGHKAGEREVRWTIIRVIRDHLRNPVASTAWCTYSLDFTGATFDGGDLSHSHFLDTVDFDGAVFSGGTVDFGDARFSGDTVTFFGGAEFSGGTVNFGGAEFSGGTVIFFGARFSGGTVNFGGATISDGTVDFDRATISDGTVDFKRATISDGWVNFDRATFSGGTVDFNRARFSGGTVDFSDARFSGGTVNFSDAEFSDGTIDFNRAEFSGGTIDFSDATNPGGTVDFSDAAFRGTVFSWGPFPVPAGA; encoded by the coding sequence GTGGCACTCTCACTGCGCAGGCGCGAGGCTCCCCGGGGCCGGTACACCCCCAACCTCTGGCCGGTCTGGCTCGTCGCCCCCGCGGCCCTGGTCCTCGCCCTGCTGCTCGGCTGGGGCATCTACCTGTTCGCCCACGACTACTTCGCGCAGGCGGCCGCCGACCAGAAACCGGCCAAGCCGGTCAACGTCAACGACGTCCTCAAAGCCACCGTCACCGCGCTGACCCTGGTCGGTGCCGTCCTCGCCGGCCTCTACGCCTACCGCAAACAACTCCTCTCCGAGGGCGACGCCCACCGCGCCGACGCCAGCCAGCTCGCCGACCGGTACACCACCGCCGCCGAACAACTCGGCCACGACCAGGCTGCCGTACGCCTCGCCGGCGTCTACGCCCTCGCCCGCCTCGCCGACGACTGGGAAGAACAACGCCAAGTCTGCATCGACGTACTGTGCGCCTACCTCCGCATGCCCTACCAACCCGACCCGGCAGAAGCCGGACACAAGGCCGGTGAGCGGGAAGTCCGCTGGACGATCATCCGCGTCATCCGCGACCACCTGCGCAACCCCGTCGCCTCCACCGCCTGGTGCACCTACTCCCTCGACTTCACCGGCGCGACCTTCGACGGCGGCGACCTGTCGCACAGCCACTTCCTCGACACGGTCGACTTCGACGGCGCGGTGTTCTCCGGCGGCACGGTCGACTTCGGCGACGCGAGGTTCTCCGGCGACACAGTCACCTTCTTCGGCGGCGCGGAGTTCTCCGGCGGCACAGTCAACTTCGGCGGCGCGGAGTTCTCCGGCGGCACAGTCATCTTCTTCGGCGCGAGGTTCTCCGGCGGCACGGTCAACTTCGGCGGCGCGACGATCTCCGACGGCACGGTCGACTTCGACCGCGCGACAATCTCCGACGGCACGGTCGACTTCAAACGCGCGACGATCTCCGACGGCTGGGTCAACTTCGACCGCGCGACGTTCTCCGGCGGCACGGTCGACTTCAACCGCGCGAGGTTCTCCGGCGGCACGGTCGACTTCAGCGACGCGAGGTTCTCCGGCGGCACGGTCAACTTCAGCGACGCGGAGTTCTCCGACGGCACGATCGACTTCAACCGCGCGGAGTTCTCCGGCGGCACGATCGACTTCAGCGACGCGACAAACCCCGGCGGCACGGTCGACTTCAGCGACGCGGCGTTCCGCGGAACCGTGTTCTCGTGGGGTCCGTTCCCGGTCCCGGCAGGTGCCTAG
- a CDS encoding ATP-binding protein has translation MNADEYESLVSRPILSAVALDGSEPIAAARHFARGFMTKLQAVHGVPVSERAMGLVQLVVSELVTNTYKHAPGPCLLDLEVVDGAVEISVWDTDAALPAACPADPGRVGQHGLEIAMAVCRSFEVRREPVGKRVKAAVVLADDPGGHPAGRLI, from the coding sequence ATGAACGCAGACGAATACGAGTCGCTGGTCAGCCGCCCGATCCTGTCCGCTGTAGCCCTGGACGGCAGTGAGCCGATCGCTGCGGCCCGGCATTTCGCCCGTGGATTCATGACCAAGTTGCAGGCCGTTCACGGGGTCCCGGTGTCGGAGCGGGCGATGGGCCTGGTGCAGCTGGTCGTCAGCGAGCTGGTGACCAACACCTACAAACACGCGCCCGGGCCGTGTCTGCTGGACCTGGAGGTGGTCGACGGCGCCGTGGAGATCAGCGTGTGGGACACCGATGCGGCGCTGCCGGCGGCCTGTCCTGCTGATCCGGGACGGGTCGGGCAGCATGGCCTGGAGATCGCGATGGCGGTGTGCCGCAGTTTCGAGGTGCGGCGCGAGCCGGTGGGCAAGCGGGTGAAGGCCGCGGTCGTGCTGGCCGACGATCCCGGCGGGCATCCGGCAGGCCGCCTGATATGA
- a CDS encoding DUF6292 family protein: MLLDPPGWPGCAQGLPHWPYLQAVDEALTGRGIPPGAVCIDRAGRAHGDVMSMELSWDVSRTAGPGGVRFHWDEDTGWSYATVRLVRDDILPRRPLVPLHRVFAVPEAVADTAESLVRSWRTPAGEYGAEWYQAQEVRTAISAFRQSVR; encoded by the coding sequence ATGCTGCTTGATCCGCCCGGCTGGCCGGGCTGTGCCCAGGGGCTGCCGCACTGGCCTTACCTCCAGGCCGTCGACGAGGCGCTCACCGGGCGGGGGATCCCGCCGGGTGCGGTCTGTATCGATCGGGCCGGGCGCGCGCATGGCGACGTCATGTCGATGGAGCTGAGCTGGGACGTCAGTCGCACCGCCGGCCCGGGAGGCGTCCGGTTCCACTGGGATGAGGACACCGGCTGGTCCTACGCCACGGTCCGCCTCGTGCGCGATGACATCCTCCCGCGCCGTCCTCTGGTCCCGCTCCATCGCGTCTTCGCGGTACCGGAGGCGGTAGCGGACACCGCAGAGAGTCTGGTGCGGTCCTGGCGTACCCCCGCTGGCGAGTATGGCGCGGAGTGGTACCAGGCTCAGGAGGTGCGCACCGCGATCAGCGCATTCCGGCAGTCGGTCCGTTGA
- a CDS encoding helicase associated domain-containing protein has translation MDPEGAYWRRGIEAATRWLRETGNSELRVPFTYVTPEDWGAASAHPLGAWVADQRRYYAAGTLEASRVTELERLGMVWSVHASAWDAGLEVARSYAAVHGHFLPPANAVWGSGGVGGGAGSMAIGVWAKNQRAAARKTLENAARREAGETGVPYAGELSTSRQEALAEIDPGWCPAWEIGWQRNYRLALAHVKAGGSLPAGAGELVVQGEDLGVWIAGQRVGWDRLMPAQQYLLETLGIEPAAEGEAVGPVRRSQDERWNTNLAAARQFHAREGHLRPARKHVELIDVSGGGEGEQEAVKLGAWLDNTRKRAAKLSAERRAQLAGLGLEWAARKGNA, from the coding sequence ATCGACCCCGAAGGCGCCTACTGGCGGCGCGGCATCGAAGCCGCCACCAGGTGGCTGCGCGAGACCGGCAACAGCGAGTTGCGGGTGCCGTTCACGTACGTCACGCCGGAGGACTGGGGAGCCGCGAGCGCTCATCCGCTGGGGGCCTGGGTGGCAGATCAGCGGCGGTACTACGCGGCCGGGACGCTGGAAGCCTCGCGTGTGACGGAGTTGGAGCGGCTGGGGATGGTGTGGTCGGTGCACGCGTCCGCGTGGGACGCCGGCCTCGAAGTCGCCCGCTCCTACGCGGCCGTCCACGGGCACTTCCTCCCGCCAGCCAACGCCGTGTGGGGCAGCGGCGGTGTCGGGGGCGGTGCCGGTTCGATGGCTATCGGGGTGTGGGCCAAGAACCAGCGTGCAGCGGCCCGGAAGACGCTGGAAAACGCCGCACGGCGTGAGGCCGGGGAAACGGGCGTTCCCTATGCCGGGGAGCTGTCGACGAGTCGTCAGGAGGCTCTGGCAGAGATTGATCCCGGATGGTGCCCGGCGTGGGAGATCGGATGGCAGCGCAACTACCGACTCGCGCTCGCCCACGTGAAGGCCGGAGGCAGTCTCCCGGCGGGGGCGGGCGAGCTGGTCGTGCAGGGCGAGGACCTGGGGGTGTGGATCGCTGGACAGCGGGTGGGGTGGGACAGGCTTATGCCCGCGCAGCAGTACCTGCTGGAGACGCTCGGCATCGAGCCTGCGGCTGAGGGCGAGGCGGTCGGGCCGGTGCGACGGTCGCAGGATGAACGGTGGAACACCAACCTCGCTGCCGCCCGCCAGTTCCACGCACGCGAAGGGCACCTGCGGCCCGCTCGCAAGCACGTCGAACTGATCGACGTGAGCGGTGGTGGGGAGGGCGAGCAGGAGGCCGTGAAGCTTGGGGCATGGCTCGACAACACCCGCAAGAGGGCGGCGAAGTTGAGTGCGGAGCGGCGTGCGCAGTTGGCCGGCCTCGGTCTGGAGTGGGCGGCGCGGAAGGGGAACGCGTGA
- a CDS encoding helix-turn-helix domain-containing protein yields the protein MDVVSTAEVAAGERFAFWREVSTKLWVPYDLRCDPQLENGFKAQVGISDFGAMQATLLTTMPHTVHRSPKLIRQADPEVLKVGCIVRGGATVTQDGQHADLGVGDLMLFDTSRPFLGKHAPHIPTSQLLLLRFPRSLLPLPDRDLRRLSAVRIPGTQGIGALSSQFLLHLAQRMDELSPADTARLSTLTLDLLTTVLADALDSQSAVPPHTRRRALMVQIHAFIRDNLGDPNLTPETIAAAHHISLRYLHKLFQQEERTVAGWIRERRLEQCRRDLADSQLIARPIHAIATRWGFTSPAHFSRAFRSAHGVSPSQYRQQYTQNQDLCAHP from the coding sequence ATGGACGTGGTCAGCACTGCCGAGGTCGCGGCGGGAGAGCGGTTCGCGTTCTGGCGCGAGGTGAGCACGAAGCTCTGGGTGCCCTACGACTTACGCTGCGACCCGCAGCTGGAGAACGGATTCAAGGCCCAGGTCGGCATCAGCGATTTCGGTGCGATGCAGGCGACGCTGTTGACCACGATGCCGCACACGGTCCACCGCTCGCCCAAGCTCATCCGCCAGGCCGATCCCGAAGTGCTCAAGGTGGGCTGCATCGTGCGTGGCGGCGCCACGGTGACGCAGGACGGCCAGCACGCGGATCTGGGGGTCGGCGACTTGATGCTGTTCGACACCTCACGTCCCTTCCTGGGCAAGCACGCGCCGCACATACCTACGAGCCAGCTGCTGCTCCTGCGCTTCCCGCGCTCGCTGCTGCCGTTGCCCGACCGGGATCTACGGCGGCTGAGCGCCGTTCGCATCCCCGGCACGCAGGGCATCGGAGCGCTCTCGTCCCAGTTCCTGCTGCACCTCGCCCAGCGTATGGACGAACTCAGCCCGGCCGACACCGCCCGCCTGTCCACGCTGACCCTCGACTTGCTGACCACGGTGCTTGCCGACGCGCTGGACTCTCAGAGCGCGGTGCCGCCTCACACCAGGCGGCGCGCGCTGATGGTTCAGATCCATGCCTTCATTCGGGACAACCTGGGCGACCCGAACCTGACCCCGGAGACCATCGCTGCCGCGCACCACATCTCCCTGCGTTACCTGCACAAGCTGTTCCAGCAGGAAGAGCGCACCGTCGCAGGCTGGATCCGCGAACGCCGCCTGGAGCAGTGCCGACGCGACCTCGCCGACTCCCAGCTGATCGCCCGTCCGATCCACGCGATCGCCACCCGGTGGGGGTTCACCAGCCCCGCGCACTTCAGCCGGGCCTTCCGCAGCGCCCACGGCGTCTCCCCGAGCCAGTACCGCCAGCAGTACACGCAGAATCAAGACCTGTGCGCTCATCCGTAA
- a CDS encoding replication-relaxation family protein, protein MLDLARHGITVSEGSSRDGNKLWSLTPLGLDAAAEALGRPADQMGGTARGAARSGAPHAMAVNETIIAITRTPATPTSPVPRQRTDSPSPPVAVEADVVGLRGIGLVGSWSTEVSLNLPSSRGTRTAVRADAVLQAPEADLPVLFVEVDNCTETPERLAAKFEKYRTYFRLKTRTTQGLELPVWRSRYAATGRDGHPPVAVVFNPGTRMGPEGLKNRMNTVLQQSRDVWSGTYRWHGTYGVGEERDGYYDYADAIPVLFTTLDRLQADGPHAAVWRRCGHGQFETLPDALANPKDHDAWALREETRRRQRGAERVEQQQAWGVQRERWTQEPALAPEPEPDPCERCGLPITGQPGILYDNAPPQDGRHCPTCRTDLQQQPMTLRQAFFGRPKQ, encoded by the coding sequence ATGTTGGATCTGGCCCGGCACGGCATTACGGTCTCGGAGGGCAGCAGCCGGGACGGCAACAAGCTGTGGTCGCTGACACCGTTGGGTCTGGACGCGGCCGCCGAAGCCCTCGGCAGGCCGGCGGACCAGATGGGCGGCACCGCGCGGGGCGCGGCCCGTTCGGGTGCCCCGCACGCCATGGCGGTCAACGAGACCATCATCGCGATCACCCGCACCCCCGCGACACCGACCAGTCCCGTGCCCCGGCAGCGGACCGATTCCCCCTCCCCGCCGGTGGCCGTGGAAGCAGACGTGGTGGGGCTGCGGGGGATCGGCCTGGTCGGCTCCTGGTCGACGGAGGTCTCGCTGAATCTGCCCAGCAGCAGAGGCACCCGCACCGCCGTGCGCGCTGATGCGGTCCTCCAGGCCCCGGAAGCCGACCTGCCGGTGCTGTTCGTGGAGGTCGACAACTGCACGGAGACTCCCGAGAGGCTGGCCGCGAAGTTCGAGAAGTACCGCACCTACTTCCGCCTCAAGACCAGGACCACGCAGGGCCTCGAGCTCCCGGTGTGGCGCTCCCGGTACGCGGCGACCGGGCGGGACGGCCACCCGCCCGTCGCCGTGGTGTTCAACCCCGGCACCCGCATGGGCCCGGAAGGGCTGAAGAACCGGATGAACACCGTCCTCCAGCAGAGCAGGGACGTGTGGTCGGGCACCTACCGGTGGCACGGCACTTACGGGGTGGGCGAGGAGCGGGACGGCTACTACGACTACGCGGACGCGATCCCCGTCCTGTTCACCACGCTCGACCGCCTCCAGGCCGACGGCCCGCACGCAGCGGTGTGGAGGCGCTGCGGGCATGGCCAGTTCGAGACCCTCCCCGACGCCCTCGCCAACCCCAAAGACCACGACGCATGGGCGCTACGTGAAGAAACACGCCGCCGACAACGCGGCGCGGAACGTGTAGAACAACAGCAGGCCTGGGGTGTCCAGCGTGAACGCTGGACACAGGAACCTGCTCTCGCACCCGAGCCCGAACCGGATCCGTGCGAACGCTGCGGACTCCCGATCACCGGCCAGCCAGGCATCCTCTACGACAACGCGCCACCACAAGACGGCCGCCACTGCCCCACCTGCCGCACCGACCTCCAGCAGCAACCCATGACGCTGCGCCAGGCTTTCTTCGGGCGCCCCAAGCAGTAG